Proteins co-encoded in one Raphanus sativus cultivar WK10039 unplaced genomic scaffold, ASM80110v3 Scaffold0786, whole genome shotgun sequence genomic window:
- the LOC130503072 gene encoding uncharacterized protein LOC130503072, with the protein MTTLMDQRLENFRAEVVHSDRERPRRTSDRSATESYYSHSNRSIGTRRRRRDQEERPKTSDPLGGLKLKIPEFKGTADPEEYLEWEKKIELVFNCRDYTAEYKMKLAPTEFKEYALSWWDNLVTTRRRAGDFPVETWNQMKVIMRKRFVPSHYHRELHFKLRTLSQGSRSVEEYYKEMETLMLRADIQEDREATMARFMGGLNRDIMDRLEVHHYVEMEELLHKAIMFEQQLKKESYKSSYGASKPHYQKDEKTRESRPFSKPKVEEQSVKGKEVATTSKSRDIQCYKCKGYGHYASSCSNKRVILIRENGDIESEEEVSESEEERVEMPTRGELLVTRRTLNLQAKTDGDEQRENLFHTRCMVHGKVCSLVIDGGSCTNFASETMVEKLGLKVIKRPTAYKLQWLNDEGELEVKHQVKVPLSIGKYEEEILCDVLPMDAGHILLGRPWQSDRRTLHDGFTNRYSFEYKGKKTVLVPLTPQEVHLDQIALKKNRASSESKKKQQANILLQPKGSSLPHLLIVF; encoded by the coding sequence ATGACTACTTTGATGGATCAGAGACTAGAGAACTTCAGGGCTGAGGTTGTGCACTCAGATCGTGAGAGACCTAGAAGGACTTCAGATCGATCTGCTACAGAAAGTTACTATAGCCATTCAAACCGATCCATTGGTACCAGAAGAAGGAGGCGTGACCAGGAAGAAAGGCCAAAAACCAGTGATCCTCTTGgtggtttgaaactgaaaattCCTGAGTTTAAAGGCACTGCTGATCCAGAAGAATACTTagagtgggaaaagaagattgaaCTCGTGTTCAATTGCAGAGACTACACTGCAGAGTATAAAATGAAACTTGCCCCTACTGAGTTCAAGGAGTATGCTTTAAGTTGGTGGGATAACTTGGttacaacaagaagaagagctgGAGATTTTCCTGTTGAAACCTGGAACCAGATGAAGGTAATCATGAGAAAGAGATTTGTACCGAGCCACTACCACAGAGAGTTGCACTTCAAGCTCAGAACACTGTCTCAAGGAAGTAGATCAGTTGAAGAATATTATAAGGAAATGGAAACCCTTATGCTGAGAGCTGATATACAAGAAGACCGAGAAGCAACAATGGCCAGATTCATGGGTGGTCTAAACAGAGACATCATGGACAGACTTGAAGTTCATCACTATGTTGAGATGGAAGAGCTTCTGCACAAGGCAATTATGTTTGAACAGCAGTTGAAAAAAGAGAGTTACAAGTCTAGCTATGGAGCCAGCAAACCACACTACCAGAAGGACGAAAAGACCAGAGAATCCAGACCATTCTCCAAGCCTAAAGTGGAGGAACAAAGTGTTAAAGGAAAGGAAGTAGCCACTACATCCAAATCCAGAGACATACAGTGCTACAAGTGTAAAGGATATGGACACTATGCCAGTAGCTGCTCCAACAAAAGGGTAATACTCATCAGAGAAAATGGTGACATTGAATCCGAGGAAGAGGTATCTGAGTCTGAAGAAGAAAGGGTGGAAATGCCAACTCGTGGAGAGTTACTTGTTACTAGAAGAACACTGAATCTTCAAGCCAAGACTGATGGAGATGAACAGAGAGAGAATCTGTTTCACACTCGTTGTATGGTTCACGGGAAGGTTTGCAgcttggttatagatggaggaagttgtaccAATTTTGCAAGTGAAACCATGGTGGAGAAACTTGGTCTGAAGGTCATAAAAAGACCAACAGCTTACAAGTTGCAATGGCTTAATGATGAAGGAGAGCTAGAGGTGAAGCACCAAGTTAAGGTACCATTGTCTATTGGGAAGTATGAGGAAGAGATACTGTGTGATGTCTTACCAATGGATGCTGGACACATACTGCTTGGAAGACCTTGGCAATCCGACAGAAGAACACTTCATGATGGGTTCACAAACAGATACTCATTTGAGTACAAGGGGAAGAAGACTGTTTTGGTTCCTTTAACACCGCAGGAAGTTCATCTAGATCAGATAGCCTTGAAGAAGAACAGAGCGTCATCAGAATCTAAGAAAAAGCAGCAGGCTAATATATTGCTTCAACCAAAGGGAAGTTCTTTACCTCACTTGCTGAttgttttttaa